One window from the genome of Pandoraea fibrosis encodes:
- a CDS encoding [protein-PII] uridylyltransferase: protein MHARAHAPSPLRQALKERKAELVERFSAHGKVDTLLHGLSQAVDQAMRDAWAECHMPDDFALVAVGGYGRGELYPHSDVDILLLHRHADGPALTSHVEPFIGFLWDIGLEIGSSVRTVDECIIEAHADVTVQTSLLEARLLTGNRALFDEFEQRFSADLDPRAFFRSKQLEIRQRHAKYQDTPYSLEPNCKESPGGLRDLQVILWMTKAAGLGNSWSELFARDLLTDRELKELRRNEQFLKGLRARLHLLARRRQDVLVFDMQTALAQSLGFDATTTKRASEQLMRRYYWAAKAVSQLNTVLLLNVEARLFPQTSGVTRVINERFVEKQGMIEIVDDELYQRHPNAILETFLLYEQVVGVKGLSARTLRALYNARELMNAQWRADPENRRTFLAILQQPQGITHALRLMNQTSVLGRYLINFRRVVGQMQHDLYHVYTVDQHILMVVRNIRRFAVAEHTHEYPFCSQLIANFDRPWVLTIAALFHDIAKGRGGDHSTLGMVDARRFCTRHGIDKDDTELIVWLVGEHLTMSTVAQKQDTTDPEVIRRFAEKVGNERRLTALYLLTVADIRGTSPKVWNAWKGKLLEDLYRLTLQVLGGANPDPHSQLKTRKEEALGLLRLYTVPERAQEALWNTLDVAYFLRNDPADVAWQTRHLWRHVDSAVPIVKARPSPIGEGLQVMVYVRDQVDLFARICGYFERKGLSILDAKVHTTSHGFALDSFLLTDPGLDTSYRDIINLVESELVSLLTRVEPLAEPSKGRLPRRSRSFPVTPRVDLRPDERGQYYLLSVSANDRTGLLYAVARVLARHGVSVRTARINTLGERVEDTFLLDGSRLQDNRLQIAVETELLEALEP, encoded by the coding sequence ATGCACGCGCGCGCGCACGCCCCTTCTCCGCTACGTCAGGCCCTCAAGGAACGCAAGGCCGAACTTGTCGAACGCTTTTCTGCACACGGCAAGGTCGACACGCTGCTGCATGGCTTGAGCCAGGCCGTCGATCAGGCCATGCGCGACGCCTGGGCCGAATGTCACATGCCTGACGATTTCGCCCTTGTTGCGGTCGGTGGCTACGGACGCGGCGAGCTGTATCCCCACTCGGACGTCGACATTCTGTTGCTGCATCGGCATGCCGATGGCCCAGCGCTCACGTCGCATGTGGAGCCGTTCATCGGTTTTCTTTGGGACATCGGGCTCGAAATCGGGTCATCGGTGCGCACGGTCGATGAATGCATCATCGAAGCGCACGCCGACGTCACGGTGCAAACCAGCCTGCTCGAAGCACGGCTTCTGACGGGAAATCGCGCCCTCTTCGACGAATTCGAGCAACGCTTTTCGGCAGACCTCGATCCGCGCGCGTTTTTCCGCAGCAAACAACTGGAAATTCGCCAACGTCACGCGAAGTATCAGGACACCCCGTATAGCCTCGAGCCCAACTGCAAGGAAAGCCCCGGGGGACTGCGCGATCTGCAGGTCATTCTCTGGATGACGAAGGCCGCGGGGCTGGGCAATAGCTGGTCGGAACTGTTCGCGCGGGACTTGCTGACGGATCGCGAACTCAAGGAACTGCGCCGTAACGAACAATTCCTGAAAGGGCTACGGGCACGGCTTCATTTGCTCGCACGGCGCCGCCAGGACGTGCTGGTGTTCGACATGCAAACGGCGCTCGCGCAGAGCCTCGGCTTCGACGCCACCACGACGAAGCGCGCCAGTGAGCAGTTAATGCGCCGCTACTACTGGGCCGCGAAGGCCGTCTCGCAACTCAATACTGTCTTGCTGCTCAACGTCGAGGCTCGCCTGTTCCCGCAAACCAGTGGCGTCACGCGCGTGATCAACGAGCGCTTCGTCGAAAAGCAGGGGATGATCGAGATCGTGGATGACGAGTTGTATCAGCGTCATCCGAACGCGATTCTCGAGACCTTCCTGTTGTACGAACAGGTGGTGGGCGTGAAAGGTCTGTCGGCGCGCACGTTACGCGCGCTGTACAATGCGCGCGAACTGATGAATGCGCAGTGGCGCGCCGACCCCGAGAATCGCCGTACATTTCTCGCGATTCTTCAGCAACCGCAGGGCATCACCCACGCCTTGCGCCTGATGAATCAGACGAGCGTGCTTGGCCGGTATCTGATCAACTTCCGCCGCGTGGTCGGACAGATGCAACACGATCTGTACCACGTGTACACGGTCGATCAGCACATCCTGATGGTTGTGCGCAACATCCGCCGGTTTGCCGTGGCGGAACACACGCACGAATATCCGTTCTGCAGTCAGTTGATCGCAAACTTCGACAGACCCTGGGTGCTGACGATCGCCGCCCTTTTCCACGACATTGCGAAGGGACGTGGCGGCGACCACTCGACGCTCGGCATGGTCGATGCGCGACGCTTCTGTACACGTCACGGTATCGATAAGGACGATACGGAACTGATCGTCTGGCTCGTCGGCGAGCACCTCACGATGAGCACTGTCGCGCAGAAGCAGGACACGACAGATCCCGAGGTCATCCGGCGCTTTGCCGAGAAAGTGGGAAATGAACGGCGCCTGACCGCACTGTACCTGCTGACGGTCGCCGATATTCGCGGCACCAGCCCGAAGGTGTGGAACGCCTGGAAGGGCAAGCTGCTGGAAGATCTCTACCGGCTGACATTGCAGGTGCTGGGCGGAGCGAACCCGGATCCGCACTCGCAGTTGAAAACGCGCAAGGAAGAAGCGCTCGGACTGCTGCGTCTGTACACCGTGCCGGAGCGCGCGCAGGAAGCGCTCTGGAACACACTCGACGTTGCGTACTTCCTGCGCAACGATCCGGCCGACGTCGCCTGGCAGACGCGTCATTTGTGGCGGCACGTCGACAGTGCGGTGCCGATCGTCAAGGCCCGCCCCTCACCGATTGGCGAAGGGTTGCAGGTCATGGTCTATGTCCGCGATCAGGTCGATCTGTTTGCGCGCATTTGCGGCTACTTCGAGCGCAAGGGCCTGTCGATTCTCGATGCGAAGGTGCACACGACCAGCCACGGCTTCGCCCTGGATAGCTTCCTGTTGACGGACCCCGGCCTCGACACCAGCTACCGGGACATCATCAACCTGGTAGAGAGCGAGCTGGTGTCGTTGCTCACCCGTGTAGAACCGCTGGCAGAGCCGAGCAAGGGACGGTTGCCACGACGTTCGCGCAGCTTTCCGGTCACGCCGCGCGTCGATTTGCGGCCTGACGAGCGCGGCCAGTATTACCTGCTGTCGGTGTCGGCCAACGACCGCACCGGCTTGCTTTATGCGGTTGCTCGCGTACTCGCCCGTCATGGTGTGAGCGTGCGGACCGCCCGCATCAATACCCTCGGCGAACGTGTCGAAGACACGTTCCTGCTTGATGGCAGCCGTTTGCAGGACAACCGCCTGCAAATTGCCGTTGAGACCGAATTACTAGAAGCATTGGAACCATGA
- the map gene encoding type I methionyl aminopeptidase, whose protein sequence is MAITLKNAHDIEMMRVACRLASEVLDFITPYVRAGVTTGELDRLCHEFMVKEQGTVPAPLNYQPPGYPPYPKATCISVNDVICHGIPGDKVLKNGDALNIDITVIKDGYFGDTSRMFIVGDGTILAKRLAQVTYECMWLGINQVRPGAHLGDIGQAIQTHAEAQGYSVVREYCGHGIGQVFHEDPQILHYGRQGTGLVLQAGMIFTIEPMINAGKREIRTMPDQWTVKTRDRSLSAQWEHTVLVTETGHEVLTHSALTPPPPPGSSYVTSFATAA, encoded by the coding sequence ATGGCCATCACCCTCAAGAATGCCCACGACATTGAAATGATGCGCGTCGCCTGCCGACTGGCCAGCGAAGTGCTCGATTTCATCACGCCCTACGTGCGCGCCGGCGTCACCACCGGGGAACTCGACCGCCTTTGCCACGAGTTCATGGTCAAGGAACAGGGCACCGTACCGGCGCCGCTGAACTATCAGCCGCCGGGCTACCCGCCCTACCCCAAGGCGACCTGCATCTCCGTGAACGACGTGATCTGCCACGGCATTCCCGGCGACAAGGTGCTCAAGAACGGCGACGCGCTCAATATCGACATTACCGTCATCAAGGACGGTTACTTTGGCGACACCAGCCGGATGTTCATCGTCGGCGACGGCACCATCCTTGCCAAGCGTCTGGCACAGGTCACGTACGAGTGCATGTGGCTCGGCATTAACCAGGTGCGCCCGGGCGCCCATCTCGGCGATATCGGCCAGGCCATTCAGACGCACGCCGAAGCCCAGGGCTACAGCGTGGTGCGCGAGTATTGCGGCCACGGTATCGGACAGGTGTTCCACGAAGATCCGCAAATCCTGCACTACGGTCGACAAGGCACCGGGCTCGTGCTGCAAGCCGGTATGATTTTCACCATCGAGCCGATGATCAACGCAGGCAAGCGCGAGATTCGGACAATGCCCGACCAGTGGACGGTCAAGACACGCGATCGCAGCCTGTCGGCGCAATGGGAGCACACCGTGCTGGTGACGGAGACGGGTCACGAAGTGCTCACGCACTCGGCCCTGACACCGCCGCCGCCGCCCGGTTCGTCGTACGTGACATCGTTCGCGACAGCAGCCTGA